The window CGATATCGGCGCCCATTCCGCGCCGGCGCGTGCCGCGACCGTGCTGCATGGACTCGGTTTCGACGAGGCGGCGCAGCAGCGGCCCTGCTCCGATTTCTCGGGCGGCTGGCGCATGCGCGTCGCGCTCGCCGCCGTGCTGTTCTCAGAGCCCGATCTGCTGCTGCTCGACGAGCCGACCAACTATCTCGACATCGAAGGCACGCTCTGGCTCTACGACTATCTCGAGCGCTATCCGCACACCGTTCTCGTCGTCAGCCACGATCGCGAACTGCTCGACACCTGCGTCGACCACATCCTGCATCTCGACCAGGGCAAGCTGACGATTTATCGCGGCGGCTACAGCGATTTCGAGAAGCTTCGGGCCGAGAAGCAGGCCCATCTCGCCAAGGCGCGCGAGAAGCAGGACGCCGAGCGCAAGCACCTGCAATCCTTCGTCGACCGCTTCAAGGCCAAGGCTTCCAAGGCCAGCCAGGCCCAGTCGCGCGTCAAACGGCTGGAGAAGATGCAGGAGATCGCGGTCGTTCAGGATCGCGACGTGCAGCCCTTCAATTTCCCCGCCCCCGAGCGGCCGCTCTCACCGCCTATGGTCGTGCTGGAGGGCGCCAGCGCCGGCTACGGCGAGCGCAAGGTGCTGTCGCGGCTCAACCTGTCGCTGGCGCCGGACGACCGCATCGCCCTGCTGGGCTCCAACGGCAACGGCAAGTCGACCTTCTGCAAGCTGATCGGCGGGCGCCTTGCGCCGCTCTCGGGCGAGATGCGCCGCTCCTCCAAGCTGCAGACGGCCTATTTCGCCCAGCACCAGCTCGATGAGCTGCGCATGGAGGATACGCCCGTCGGCCATATCCGCGAGCTGATGCCGGACGCTCCCGAGGCCAGGGTGCGGGCCCGTACCGCACAAACCGGCTTTCCCGCCAACAAGGCCGACACGCCGGTCAAGAACCTCTCCGGCGGCGAGAAGGCGCGCCTGATGCTCGGCATCGCCACCTTTGGCGGCCCGCATCTGCTCATTCTCGACGAGCCGACCAACCATCTCGACATCGACAGCCGCACCGCTTTGGTCAAGGCGATCAACGACTACCCCGGCGCGGTCATCCTGGTCAGCCACGACCGCTTCCTGATTGAAGCCTGCGCTGACCGGCTCTGGCTGGTCGGGGATGGCACGGTGAAGAACTTCGACGGCGACATGGACGACTATCGCGACTTCGTGCTCGGTCGCGACAAGCCGGCCCAGCGCAGCAAGTCCGATCCTGAAGCAGCGGGCAAAGCTGAGGAACGC is drawn from Bosea sp. Tri-49 and contains these coding sequences:
- a CDS encoding ABC-F family ATP-binding cassette domain-containing protein produces the protein MLTLNDITYRLGERLLLDKASAFLPTGSRVGLVGRNGAGKTTLFRIITGDLSPEGGNVALPKGMRIGGVAQEAPGGPETLIEVVLAADIERAALMKEAQTATDPMRIAEIETRLADIGAHSAPARAATVLHGLGFDEAAQQRPCSDFSGGWRMRVALAAVLFSEPDLLLLDEPTNYLDIEGTLWLYDYLERYPHTVLVVSHDRELLDTCVDHILHLDQGKLTIYRGGYSDFEKLRAEKQAHLAKAREKQDAERKHLQSFVDRFKAKASKASQAQSRVKRLEKMQEIAVVQDRDVQPFNFPAPERPLSPPMVVLEGASAGYGERKVLSRLNLSLAPDDRIALLGSNGNGKSTFCKLIGGRLAPLSGEMRRSSKLQTAYFAQHQLDELRMEDTPVGHIRELMPDAPEARVRARTAQTGFPANKADTPVKNLSGGEKARLMLGIATFGGPHLLILDEPTNHLDIDSRTALVKAINDYPGAVILVSHDRFLIEACADRLWLVGDGTVKNFDGDMDDYRDFVLGRDKPAQRSKSDPEAAGKAEERKGAAAKRQALGPLRQKLNLAEARIAKLTGLIEKVDGALANGAFAREPDKALLLSRQRGELTEALVAAEEEWLMLSEELESA